ACGGCCAAATCTGCGTGGAGGGCAGCCTTCGGAACCGGCGTCTCCTCGGACTCCATCCCGACGCTCGTGGCGTTGACCAGAACGTCGGCCCCGGAGAGCGCGGCGGTGAGGCCGTCGAGGCCGCCCGAACTCGCCCCGGGGACCGCCGCCGCCAGCGCCTCGGCCCGTTCGACGGTCCGGTTTGCGATATGGACGTCCATCCCCCCGTCGGCCAGCGCGAAGGCGGCTGCCCGCCCGGCACCGCCCGCGCCGACGACGACCGCCCGGCCCGACAGCGCCACGTCGTGGTGTTCGAGCGCGCGGACCACGCCCGACGCGTCGGTGTTGTACCCGGTCGGCCCGTCCTCGAAGGCGACGGTGTTCACCGCGCCGATGCGTCCGGCGAGGGGGTCGGTGTCGACGGCCGCCGCGACGTCCTCTTTGAACGGAATCGTCACGTTCAACCCGGCGATGCCGAGCGCGTCCGCGCCCGTGAGGACGCGGTCGATAGAGCCCGGGTCGGGCTCGAACGTCACGTAGCGGGCGTCCATCCCGCAGACCTCGTAGGCCGCCTCGTGCATCGGCGGCGACACCGAGTGCCCGACGGGGTTGCCGATGAGGCCGAAAACCTGCATACCCCAGGGACCCGGCGGGCGGACAAAAGCGTTGTGCGACGGCGGGCAGCGAGTGATAAATCGTATGTCGAGATATAGAATTGCCCCTGGTCCACATCACACGCCCTTTGTCCCTCGGCCACGGACGGCCCGTATGCTCGCAGTCGTCGTTTCGCGCGCGGACGAGGCCTCCGAACACAT
The genomic region above belongs to Natronomonas moolapensis 8.8.11 and contains:
- a CDS encoding shikimate dehydrogenase, translating into MQVFGLIGNPVGHSVSPPMHEAAYEVCGMDARYVTFEPDPGSIDRVLTGADALGIAGLNVTIPFKEDVAAAVDTDPLAGRIGAVNTVAFEDGPTGYNTDASGVVRALEHHDVALSGRAVVVGAGGAGRAAAFALADGGMDVHIANRTVERAEALAAAVPGASSGGLDGLTAALSGADVLVNATSVGMESEETPVPKAALHADLAVLDAVYAPLETRLLADAAEVGATTVDGAWMLLFQGVEAFEIWTGRDAPVETMNEALRGAL